The Miscanthus floridulus cultivar M001 chromosome 7, ASM1932011v1, whole genome shotgun sequence genome includes a region encoding these proteins:
- the LOC136466772 gene encoding uncharacterized protein: MNWFHKKKKAHELSIYLMNFHLHRVYPQSSPIPSVSRTRAGAGGGRKALAAASLAPCRAAPLRSALCSVPLAFAAPLFRVSSARLRRASRQAIRRLLCGAMAGCGVGRRRAVVGLRRLFHRAVASYCLISFCFGFVKFESQQSMLAAVEHAGAEFPKRPKKPAPLFNGVLCLDDA, translated from the exons ATGAATTGGTTTCACAAAAAAAAGAAAGCACATGAATTGAGTATATATCTTATGAATTTTCATCTCCACCGTGTTTATCCCCAATCCTCTCCGATTCCGTCTGTTTCTCGCACGCGCGCCGGCGCAGGCGGTGGGCGCAAGGCCCTCGCCGCCGCTTCACTTGCGCCATGCCGCGCCGCACCACTCCGCTCCGCTCTCTGCTCGGTTCCGCTCGCTTTTGCCGCACCGCTCTTCCGCGTCTCTTCCGCTCGCTTGCGCCGCGCTAGTCGCCAGGCTATTCGGCGGCTGCTGTGCGGAGCTATGGCTGGCTGTGGGGTGGGGCGTCGGCGAGCGGTGGTCGGACTTCGGCGGTTGTTCCACCGAGCTGTGGCCAGCTATTG CCTGATCAGTTTTTGCTTTGGCTTTGTCAAATTTGAGTCTCAGCAATCCATGCTAGCAGCAGTCGAG CATGCTGGAGCTGAATTCCCCAAGAGACCCAAGAAACCTGCACCTTTGTTTAATG GTGTCCTTTGCCTCGATGATGCCTAA